The following coding sequences lie in one Pontibacter sp. G13 genomic window:
- a CDS encoding LptF/LptG family permease: MKLIDRYIIRQYLSTFVFIMGIVLVICVLVDFVEKLDEFIDKNPPMSEIIFDYYLNFIPFFGNLLLPICVFLAVIFFTSRMSGRTEMIPMLGAGISFYRLLVPYLIASALIAGFSGYLKSYVIPQATAERMVFEYKYFKKKRISSRKHIHKKVAKDTYVYISFYDDKRKEGHTFALERFKEGEIITRINARKITWVDSTQSWTMRKVYIREIDGLSESMTYHQSMDTTFLLSPDDIYKKEMMAESMPLPELLRYITLEEMRGSDILQELYIERQRRFSDPVAVVILTLIGFALASRKRRGGIALNIGLGLVLCFLYIALLIGGQAMVGEDVEPWVAVWFPNMIYLPISLYLLWLAPK, encoded by the coding sequence TTGAAACTAATCGATCGGTACATCATCCGCCAATATTTGTCCACCTTCGTCTTCATCATGGGGATTGTGTTGGTGATCTGCGTATTGGTAGATTTCGTGGAAAAGTTAGATGAATTCATCGACAAGAATCCACCTATGTCTGAGATAATCTTTGATTATTATCTCAATTTCATTCCTTTTTTCGGAAATCTCCTACTCCCGATCTGTGTATTCCTCGCAGTGATCTTCTTCACCTCCCGGATGTCGGGCCGGACTGAGATGATCCCCATGCTCGGGGCAGGCATCAGTTTTTACCGATTGCTCGTCCCCTACCTCATCGCATCGGCCTTGATTGCAGGATTTTCTGGCTACCTCAAATCCTATGTCATCCCACAGGCCACAGCCGAACGGATGGTCTTCGAGTACAAGTACTTCAAGAAAAAGAGGATTTCCAGCCGAAAACACATCCACAAGAAAGTCGCCAAAGACACCTACGTATACATCAGTTTCTATGATGACAAGCGCAAGGAGGGCCATACATTCGCCCTGGAGCGCTTCAAAGAGGGAGAGATCATCACCCGTATCAACGCCCGCAAAATCACCTGGGTGGACTCCACCCAATCATGGACCATGCGCAAGGTCTATATCCGCGAGATCGATGGACTCTCGGAAAGCATGACCTACCACCAATCCATGGACACCACCTTCTTGCTCTCTCCCGACGACATCTACAAAAAGGAGATGATGGCCGAGAGTATGCCCCTTCCTGAACTCCTCCGATACATCACCCTGGAGGAAATGCGGGGCTCGGACATTCTCCAAGAACTGTACATCGAGCGACAACGAAGATTCTCCGATCCAGTCGCGGTGGTCATCCTTACCCTGATCGGCTTTGCCCTTGCTTCCCGAAAACGGCGAGGCGGAATTGCACTCAACATCGGGCTGGGGCTGGTCCTCTGCTTTCTCTACATTGCGCTGCTCATCGGCGGTCAAGCCATGGTCGGTGAAGATGTCGAGCCTTGGGTGGCCGTTTGGTTCCCCAATATGATCTACCTCCCCATTTCGCTCTACCTGCTTTGGCTGGCTCCCAAGTGA
- a CDS encoding DUF4835 family protein — translation MKKLGWIRWTILTVWMLGWGQLNAQELLCNVSVDASRISGDRSVFEDMQKVISDYMNFTKWTDDSYEAYERIRCNLQIIVMERPSPDYFTCQMNLQVFRPTYNSTYETVIANLADDRFNFNYVPYSSLIYTENSFTDNLTALLDFYAFVIVGIDHDTYLASGGNPFYRKALEINQLAASQSPEAGWKSNESQRNRYWLSENLTNNRYSAFHAAMYKYHRQGLDLMESDPGRGRKGILAALKDMKNLTLQNPLLILSRNFLDAKRKELIKVFENGFANDKKEFVAIMQELDAQNMGDYNKIMNN, via the coding sequence ATGAAGAAATTAGGTTGGATACGCTGGACCATACTCACTGTATGGATGTTGGGCTGGGGACAGTTGAATGCGCAGGAATTGCTGTGCAATGTCTCTGTGGATGCAAGCCGGATATCCGGAGACCGTTCTGTATTCGAAGACATGCAGAAGGTAATCTCGGACTACATGAATTTCACCAAGTGGACGGATGATAGCTATGAGGCGTACGAACGCATCCGCTGCAATCTGCAGATCATCGTCATGGAACGCCCTTCGCCAGACTATTTCACCTGCCAGATGAACCTGCAGGTGTTTCGTCCTACCTACAATAGCACCTACGAAACGGTCATTGCCAACTTGGCAGACGATCGCTTCAACTTCAACTACGTCCCATATTCTTCCCTGATTTACACAGAGAATTCCTTTACGGACAACTTGACCGCTTTGCTGGATTTCTATGCATTTGTGATTGTGGGAATCGATCACGACACGTATCTGGCTTCGGGTGGGAATCCATTCTATCGGAAGGCGTTGGAAATCAATCAGCTTGCTGCGAGTCAATCTCCAGAAGCAGGCTGGAAGTCCAATGAAAGCCAACGAAATCGCTACTGGCTTTCCGAAAACCTGACCAATAACCGATACAGTGCTTTTCATGCGGCGATGTACAAATATCACCGTCAGGGCTTGGATCTCATGGAGTCTGACCCCGGTCGTGGAAGAAAGGGGATTTTGGCTGCCTTGAAGGACATGAAGAACCTTACCCTCCAGAATCCGCTTTTGATCCTGAGTCGAAATTTCCTCGATGCCAAGCGGAAGGAGTTGATCAAGGTCTTCGAGAATGGATTTGCCAATGACAAGAAGGAATTCGTCGCCATCATGCAAGAGCTGGATGCCCAAAACATGGGAGACTACAACAAGATCATGAATAACTAA
- a CDS encoding RidA family protein: MKQIIKTDQAPAPIGPYNQAVRAGNTLYVSGQIAIDPATSELKLGDLEVETRLVMANIEGILKSEGLGFEHIVKTSIFLKNMDDFVQINGIYGEYFTSDFPARETVQVARLPKDVNVEISVIAVYS, from the coding sequence ATGAAACAGATCATCAAGACTGATCAGGCCCCTGCGCCGATCGGACCCTACAACCAAGCCGTCAGAGCTGGCAACACCCTCTACGTTTCCGGACAGATCGCCATCGATCCCGCAACTAGCGAATTGAAGCTCGGTGATCTCGAAGTGGAAACTCGTCTGGTCATGGCCAATATCGAAGGAATCCTCAAATCCGAAGGACTAGGCTTTGAGCATATTGTCAAGACGTCCATCTTCCTGAAGAATATGGATGACTTTGTCCAAATCAATGGCATCTACGGCGAGTATTTCACCAGCGATTTCCCAGCGCGTGAAACCGTCCAAGTCGCTCGTCTACCCAAAGACGTAAATGTGGAAATCTCCGTAATCGCGGTCTACAGCTAG
- a CDS encoding DNA-directed RNA polymerase subunit omega, which translates to MKDSFLPLDIKRLGDMTGNLYKSLVVVGKRANQHTLQLKDELASKLAEFAPSYDNLEEVMENKEQIEISRFYERKPKPTQVALEEYYAGDVYMRDPNEIEE; encoded by the coding sequence ATGAAGGATTCTTTTTTGCCCCTGGACATCAAGCGACTCGGAGATATGACCGGTAATTTGTACAAATCACTGGTCGTAGTTGGAAAACGTGCCAACCAGCACACTTTGCAGCTCAAGGATGAATTGGCATCCAAATTGGCGGAGTTCGCTCCTTCCTATGACAACTTGGAAGAAGTGATGGAAAACAAGGAGCAAATCGAAATCTCCCGTTTCTACGAACGCAAGCCAAAACCCACTCAGGTGGCGCTTGAAGAATATTATGCCGGGGATGTCTACATGCGCGATCCTAACGAGATCGAAGAATAG
- a CDS encoding aminotransferase class I/II-fold pyridoxal phosphate-dependent enzyme codes for MDLSYIINHLGEEREQYFGAAAPPIMQSSNFAFPTVDEMRKGLTDEMGTPFYTRGHNPTVAILRKKLAALEAAEDCLVFASGSAAIGAAVMSCVESGDHVVCVQKPYSWTAKLLSNMLSRYGIETTYVDGRNTQEFAEAVRENTKLFMLESPNSMTFELQDIEAITTLAKSRGIATIMDNSFSTPLNQQPITLGVDIVVHSASKYLNGHSDIVAGVLCASAERTAQIFASEFMTLGGIISPNDAWLMLRGLRTLPIRMERVAQSTPKIVEFLESHPAVKKVYYPFSASFPQRELAEQQMKAPTGQFSIELQAAHIGDVERFCNHLKYFLLACSWGGYESLAFPMAALYGSANYGNTSLPWNLVRFYIGLEDADVLIKDLEEALALIPVEA; via the coding sequence ATGGATCTCAGTTATATCATCAATCATCTCGGCGAAGAGCGAGAGCAATACTTCGGTGCGGCCGCTCCACCCATCATGCAGTCCAGCAATTTTGCATTTCCCACGGTGGATGAGATGCGAAAGGGGCTGACCGATGAGATGGGAACGCCTTTCTACACCCGTGGTCACAATCCTACCGTGGCAATCCTGCGCAAGAAATTGGCCGCGCTTGAAGCTGCCGAAGATTGCCTGGTATTTGCTAGCGGGAGCGCTGCGATCGGTGCTGCGGTCATGTCCTGCGTAGAATCTGGCGATCATGTGGTCTGTGTTCAGAAACCCTATTCATGGACGGCCAAGCTGCTATCCAATATGTTGTCTCGGTACGGGATTGAGACGACCTATGTGGACGGGAGAAATACGCAAGAATTTGCCGAGGCTGTCCGGGAGAATACCAAGCTCTTCATGCTGGAGTCTCCCAATTCCATGACCTTTGAGCTGCAGGATATCGAGGCGATCACGACCTTGGCCAAGAGCCGCGGGATTGCTACCATCATGGACAACAGCTTCTCGACCCCCCTCAACCAACAGCCCATCACCTTGGGGGTAGATATCGTGGTGCATTCGGCCTCCAAGTATCTCAATGGCCATTCCGATATTGTGGCGGGAGTATTGTGTGCGTCTGCGGAACGGACTGCACAGATCTTCGCGTCGGAATTCATGACATTGGGGGGGATCATCAGCCCCAATGATGCGTGGTTGATGTTGCGGGGATTGAGGACGTTGCCCATCCGGATGGAACGCGTGGCCCAAAGCACTCCCAAGATTGTGGAATTTCTGGAAAGTCATCCTGCTGTGAAGAAGGTGTACTATCCGTTTTCGGCCAGCTTCCCTCAACGAGAACTTGCCGAGCAGCAGATGAAGGCTCCGACCGGACAGTTCTCCATCGAGCTACAGGCAGCCCATATTGGCGATGTCGAGCGATTCTGCAATCACCTGAAATACTTCCTCTTGGCGTGTTCTTGGGGCGGATATGAGTCTCTTGCGTTTCCGATGGCAGCGCTTTATGGCTCGGCCAACTATGGCAATACCTCCCTCCCCTGGAATCTCGTCCGGTTCTACATCGGGCTGGAAGATGCCGACGTGCTGATCAAGGATCTTGAGGAGGCGCTTGCATTGATTCCGGTAGAGGCATAA
- a CDS encoding FKBP-type peptidyl-prolyl cis-trans isomerase encodes MRLIIWVFAACLALPNLAWAQDELANRTDSMSYALGMDVGTNLSRIEVPVNGQMIYQGMMDALGEEGASALTDEQMRTLLAAFQQEVAAAQRRKADEAGQKARAEGEVFLEENGQKEGVVTTPSGLQYLVLQEGAGEHPTAASTVKVHYEGKLLNGEIFDSSIKRGEPIEFPLGGVIPGWTEGVQLMTPGAKYRFFIPYNLAYGERGAPPSIGPYETLIFDVELLEIK; translated from the coding sequence ATGAGACTGATAATTTGGGTGTTTGCTGCCTGTTTGGCGTTGCCCAACCTCGCTTGGGCTCAGGATGAGCTCGCCAACCGGACAGATAGCATGTCCTATGCACTCGGGATGGATGTCGGAACCAACCTCAGCCGGATCGAAGTTCCTGTCAACGGCCAAATGATCTATCAAGGAATGATGGACGCTTTGGGTGAAGAAGGTGCATCTGCTTTGACCGATGAGCAAATGAGAACGTTGTTGGCCGCATTCCAGCAAGAAGTAGCAGCTGCCCAAAGACGTAAAGCTGATGAAGCTGGACAAAAAGCTCGTGCCGAAGGTGAAGTGTTCCTCGAAGAAAATGGCCAGAAGGAAGGGGTAGTGACCACTCCTTCAGGACTTCAGTATCTCGTTCTTCAAGAAGGCGCGGGTGAGCATCCTACCGCTGCCAGCACGGTAAAGGTACACTATGAAGGCAAGCTCCTCAATGGTGAGATCTTTGACTCCTCCATCAAGCGTGGCGAACCGATCGAGTTCCCACTCGGTGGTGTAATCCCTGGCTGGACTGAAGGGGTACAGTTGATGACCCCCGGTGCCAAATACCGTTTCTTCATCCCCTACAACTTGGCGTATGGAGAGCGTGGAGCCCCACCATCCATTGGACCTTACGAAACGTTGATTTTCGATGTAGAACTCCTCGAAATCAAGTAA
- a CDS encoding T9SS type A sorting domain-containing protein yields MNRILYLAIVLLIGCPQLVQASLMLPVGEGRIGAYQLSCQSSFDLAQVSLSAEVHPQGIALSWSTEVDMDRVHYFTIERRSSQDRSRFEMIAGIRVHDRQSSGFSYLDDQIPQGRLAEYRVKMVFHSGKELFSDVVRISSEAQFQQISMYPNPVSEVAMYSFYMDQLESFEIGIYNRSGQRVARQYVAAPSAQRVVRRLDVRSLRKGWYTLRIESASGVWQTSFVKP; encoded by the coding sequence ATGAATCGTATTCTGTATCTGGCTATTGTCTTGCTTATTGGATGTCCTCAACTCGTTCAGGCTTCATTGATGTTGCCGGTCGGGGAAGGAAGGATTGGCGCATATCAATTATCGTGCCAGTCATCCTTTGATTTGGCGCAAGTTTCCTTGTCAGCCGAGGTACATCCTCAGGGAATCGCCCTCTCATGGTCGACTGAGGTGGATATGGATCGGGTCCATTACTTCACTATCGAGCGCAGGTCTTCCCAAGACCGCAGTCGATTCGAGATGATTGCTGGAATTCGTGTCCACGATCGCCAATCATCTGGCTTTTCCTACTTGGACGACCAGATTCCTCAAGGTCGCTTGGCAGAGTATCGTGTCAAAATGGTATTCCACAGCGGCAAGGAATTGTTCTCAGATGTGGTCCGTATCAGCAGTGAAGCGCAATTCCAGCAGATTTCCATGTATCCCAACCCCGTTTCAGAGGTGGCCATGTATTCCTTTTACATGGATCAGCTTGAGTCATTCGAGATCGGGATCTACAATCGCAGTGGCCAACGGGTGGCTAGACAATATGTCGCTGCGCCGTCTGCCCAACGGGTAGTGCGGAGATTGGACGTGAGAAGCCTTCGCAAAGGCTGGTACACCCTGCGGATCGAATCCGCCTCTGGAGTATGGCAGACCTCGTTCGTCAAGCCTTAG
- a CDS encoding DUF6787 family protein: protein MQQESWKKIWDVTIILVVFAVTGSTAALLPKWIMPLTGIPKGTFWYVVAYILLITPIYQVLLLGYAFLFGKFSYFLDKQKKIWRWITGRGRSQSQHSPINASHSDETDHQD, encoded by the coding sequence ATGCAGCAAGAATCTTGGAAAAAGATATGGGATGTAACCATCATACTGGTGGTGTTCGCAGTGACGGGTTCTACTGCGGCCTTGCTCCCCAAATGGATCATGCCGCTGACGGGTATTCCCAAGGGGACCTTCTGGTACGTCGTCGCCTATATTTTGCTGATTACCCCGATCTATCAGGTCTTGTTGCTGGGCTATGCTTTCCTGTTCGGGAAGTTCTCCTACTTCTTGGACAAGCAGAAAAAAATCTGGCGGTGGATCACCGGTCGTGGTAGGTCCCAGAGCCAGCATTCACCCATCAATGCTTCTCACTCAGATGAAACAGATCATCAAGACTGA
- the hslU gene encoding ATP-dependent protease ATPase subunit HslU yields the protein MENTLTPARIVKELDKYIIGQAEAKKAVAIALRNRWRRLNAREDIRKEIIPNNIMMIGPTGVGKTEVARRLAQLAQAPFVKVEASKFTEVGYVGRDVESMIRDLVEQAVNMVRAEQKEQVRAAARETADELILDILIPPVAQPRPTSPFNREKSDDIGYKSAQVESYSDSELNERTREKFREKLKNGELEDRKIEVEVTMPSHNVQVVGPMGMDGMDGLQDMLSGMIPKKKKNRKMTVAEAREHFVEEEASRMIDMDSVTRDAIERASNSGIVFIDEVDKVAVSAGAKGGPDVSRQGVQRDLLPIVEGSVVNTKHGSIKTDHILFIAAGAFHVAKPSDLIPELQGRFPIRVELNSLTKEDFVKILTQPRNALTKQYQALLESEEIELQFEEPAIDLMAEMAFSVNQEVENIGARRLHTIMSNLLQDILFDVPDNTDTKSFTVTRDFVESKLSGMVHRKDLSQYIL from the coding sequence ATGGAAAATACCCTCACTCCAGCTCGGATTGTCAAGGAATTGGACAAGTATATCATCGGTCAGGCAGAAGCCAAAAAGGCCGTGGCCATCGCCTTAAGAAACCGCTGGAGAAGACTCAACGCTCGCGAGGACATTCGCAAGGAAATCATTCCCAACAATATCATGATGATCGGGCCGACCGGAGTCGGAAAGACAGAAGTTGCCCGAAGACTCGCACAATTGGCCCAAGCGCCATTCGTGAAGGTTGAAGCCTCCAAATTTACAGAGGTCGGATATGTGGGCCGCGATGTCGAAAGCATGATCCGCGATCTCGTCGAGCAGGCCGTCAATATGGTACGCGCCGAACAAAAAGAACAAGTCCGTGCGGCAGCTCGCGAAACAGCCGATGAGTTGATCCTCGATATCCTCATCCCACCTGTTGCACAGCCCCGCCCTACTTCTCCATTCAATCGTGAGAAATCCGATGATATTGGATATAAAAGCGCTCAGGTAGAATCCTACTCGGACTCCGAACTGAATGAGCGAACTCGCGAAAAATTCCGCGAAAAACTCAAAAACGGAGAACTCGAAGATCGCAAGATCGAAGTGGAAGTCACCATGCCTTCACACAATGTCCAGGTCGTAGGTCCCATGGGCATGGACGGAATGGATGGCTTGCAGGACATGCTCAGCGGCATGATCCCCAAAAAGAAGAAGAACCGCAAAATGACCGTCGCCGAAGCGCGCGAGCATTTTGTCGAGGAAGAAGCCTCTCGGATGATCGACATGGATTCCGTCACCCGAGATGCCATCGAGCGGGCGTCCAACTCCGGTATCGTATTCATTGATGAGGTGGACAAAGTAGCGGTTTCTGCCGGTGCCAAAGGTGGCCCAGATGTCTCTCGCCAAGGCGTGCAGCGAGATCTGCTGCCCATCGTCGAAGGCTCGGTTGTGAATACCAAGCACGGGAGCATCAAGACCGACCATATTCTGTTCATCGCAGCAGGCGCATTTCATGTAGCCAAACCTTCTGACTTGATTCCAGAGCTTCAGGGTCGGTTTCCCATTCGGGTGGAACTGAACTCGCTGACCAAGGAAGATTTCGTCAAGATCCTCACTCAGCCGAGAAACGCACTCACCAAGCAGTACCAAGCGCTGCTGGAAAGCGAGGAAATCGAACTGCAATTCGAGGAGCCTGCGATTGACCTCATGGCAGAAATGGCTTTCTCCGTCAATCAGGAGGTGGAAAATATCGGTGCCCGTCGGTTGCATACCATCATGAGCAATCTCCTTCAGGATATCTTGTTCGATGTACCAGACAACACGGATACGAAGAGCTTTACGGTGACTCGCGATTTCGTCGAGTCCAAACTCAGCGGAATGGTCCACCGCAAGGATCTTAGCCAGTATATCCTGTAA
- the coaBC gene encoding bifunctional phosphopantothenoylcysteine decarboxylase/phosphopantothenate--cysteine ligase CoaBC — protein MNLNGKRIILGVSGSIAAYKAVILLRLLQKAGAEVKVVITPSTEQFVGSLTFSSLAGTPVFKGLWDENWSEHVDWGNWADLMVVAPATTNTLAKMAHGICDNALLAVYMAAKCPVMVAPAMDVDMFSHPRTQANLKVLEGDGRIVLDTGSGYHASGLLGKGRLLEPEEILEAVAAHFDALLPKPLAGKHVLITAGPTQEPLDPVRFLTNRSTGKMGYALAEQAAYMGATVTLVSGYTHLEEPRGVNRIVARTAEDMYQAVHAVAANQDLMIFSAAVADYTPATVADQKMKKGDGDLSIPLKRTHDILKSVGAIKREDQTLVGFALETQNEQANAEGKLKRKNLDLIVLNSLNDKGAGFGHDTNQVTIIDRNLKKTPLPLASKQEIAVGILQQAIAWMVGQESV, from the coding sequence ATGAATCTCAACGGAAAGCGCATCATCCTCGGAGTATCCGGGAGCATCGCTGCATACAAGGCCGTTATTCTCCTCCGCCTCCTCCAAAAGGCTGGCGCAGAGGTCAAGGTCGTGATCACGCCCTCAACCGAGCAATTCGTCGGATCGCTCACTTTCAGCTCTCTTGCAGGGACTCCGGTCTTCAAGGGACTCTGGGATGAAAACTGGTCCGAGCATGTCGATTGGGGAAATTGGGCGGATTTGATGGTCGTCGCACCAGCTACCACCAATACCCTCGCAAAGATGGCTCATGGGATTTGCGACAATGCCTTGCTGGCGGTCTACATGGCTGCCAAATGCCCGGTCATGGTAGCACCCGCCATGGACGTGGATATGTTTTCCCACCCTCGTACCCAAGCCAATCTCAAGGTGCTGGAAGGCGATGGCCGGATTGTACTGGACACAGGTTCAGGCTATCATGCAAGTGGCTTGCTGGGAAAGGGAAGACTGCTGGAACCAGAGGAAATTCTGGAAGCTGTCGCGGCTCATTTTGACGCTTTACTTCCAAAGCCTTTAGCAGGGAAACACGTCCTGATTACTGCTGGTCCCACGCAAGAACCACTCGACCCGGTTCGATTTCTCACCAATCGCTCGACCGGCAAGATGGGATATGCTTTAGCAGAACAGGCCGCCTACATGGGGGCAACTGTAACGCTGGTGTCCGGCTATACCCATTTGGAAGAACCGAGAGGTGTTAATCGGATCGTTGCGAGAACTGCAGAGGATATGTACCAAGCGGTTCATGCAGTTGCAGCCAATCAGGATTTGATGATTTTTTCGGCTGCTGTGGCTGATTACACGCCGGCTACCGTAGCTGATCAGAAGATGAAAAAGGGGGACGGGGACCTTTCTATTCCACTGAAACGGACCCATGATATTTTGAAATCCGTTGGTGCGATCAAGCGAGAAGATCAGACTTTGGTGGGATTTGCATTGGAAACCCAAAATGAGCAGGCCAATGCCGAAGGGAAATTGAAGCGCAAGAATTTGGATCTCATCGTCCTGAATTCCCTCAACGACAAGGGCGCTGGATTTGGGCATGACACCAATCAAGTGACCATAATCGACCGCAATTTGAAGAAAACGCCTCTTCCTTTGGCTTCCAAGCAGGAAATTGCCGTGGGAATCCTCCAGCAGGCCATCGCTTGGATGGTGGGGCAGGAATCAGTTTAA
- a CDS encoding outer membrane protein assembly factor BamD: protein MNKWYASFAIGLMACMSLASCSKEFRQYSQWSRKGTTSEKDSAAFYFYERGDYEKASLLFEELQSIYKGEDRARTVLYHYAESKFNYGLYVVAAYYYEQYSRLYPNDELASECAFKVAYCYYVESAPHYLDQEYTLKAIDQFQLYVNSFPETEQAIEAEKLMAELRERLAQKSFEQARTYLRVGNFRAAVTAFDVMIRQFPDSRYREEAQFLQFESAAELAEVSTQAKKRNRYLDALEYYENFVDRYPNSAYIKQAEGIYVRTKKNYGKMLAGQNS from the coding sequence ATGAACAAGTGGTATGCTAGCTTCGCAATCGGCTTGATGGCCTGTATGAGCCTTGCCTCCTGTAGCAAGGAATTCAGGCAATATAGCCAATGGTCTCGAAAGGGAACCACCTCCGAAAAGGATTCGGCCGCATTCTATTTTTACGAGCGGGGAGACTATGAAAAGGCATCTTTGCTGTTTGAAGAGCTTCAAAGCATCTACAAGGGTGAAGATAGAGCTCGTACGGTACTATATCACTATGCTGAGAGTAAGTTCAATTACGGACTCTATGTAGTGGCAGCGTACTATTACGAGCAATATTCACGTCTGTACCCCAATGATGAGTTGGCGTCGGAATGTGCATTCAAAGTGGCATATTGCTACTATGTCGAGTCCGCTCCGCACTATCTCGATCAGGAGTACACGCTCAAGGCGATCGACCAGTTTCAGCTGTATGTCAATAGCTTCCCCGAAACGGAGCAGGCGATTGAGGCAGAAAAGTTGATGGCGGAATTGCGGGAAAGACTTGCTCAGAAATCTTTCGAGCAGGCACGAACTTATCTCCGTGTGGGGAATTTCCGTGCGGCAGTGACAGCTTTCGATGTAATGATCCGGCAGTTTCCCGATTCGAGATATCGCGAAGAAGCACAATTTTTGCAATTTGAGTCTGCCGCAGAATTGGCGGAAGTCAGTACGCAGGCCAAAAAGCGCAACCGATACCTAGATGCGTTGGAGTACTACGAAAATTTCGTAGATCGCTACCCCAACAGTGCGTACATCAAACAAGCAGAGGGTATCTACGTTCGTACCAAGAAGAATTACGGCAAAATGCTGGCAGGACAAAATTCCTGA